The following proteins are co-located in the Stigmatella aurantiaca genome:
- a CDS encoding serine/threonine protein kinase, with protein sequence MPSFPDASMTDAKTPPNERIQFVLGDITYETVRPLAQRENGEVIFLAERRLRHGPSDPVTIKRMKAPASFERRLRLIQEVELAFRLSHPAIAPVHHLMLRDGMPHVIEEYVEGPSLDTVIHLATVREQPVSLPFALYVAAEAADALHHAHTRRGEDHQPLGIVHRDVSPRNIRMDRNGDVKVMNFGAAYSHLVGREETPGLLLKDDVAYASPEYLHRRPMDGRSDLFSLGLVLLQLLTNRRLFELEDAQAPAQNSRAEDTLSTPLLQMMTFINREGTDDLERAAGHLPEALRAILHRALQVQPSGRYASASEMHGDLKAVLRANAQPFGRFEAREELALMLAEAAPPQDA encoded by the coding sequence ATGCCCTCCTTCCCGGATGCCTCCATGACCGATGCCAAGACGCCGCCCAACGAGCGGATCCAGTTCGTCCTCGGCGACATCACCTACGAGACCGTTCGTCCCCTGGCGCAGCGGGAGAATGGGGAGGTGATCTTCCTGGCGGAGCGCCGCCTCCGCCATGGCCCCTCGGACCCCGTCACCATCAAGCGAATGAAGGCTCCGGCTTCCTTCGAGCGCCGCCTGCGGCTCATCCAGGAGGTGGAGCTCGCCTTCCGGCTGAGCCATCCGGCCATCGCTCCGGTCCACCACCTGATGCTCCGGGATGGGATGCCCCACGTCATCGAGGAGTATGTCGAGGGCCCCTCCCTGGACACGGTCATCCACCTGGCCACCGTGCGCGAGCAGCCCGTCTCCCTCCCCTTCGCCCTGTATGTCGCCGCGGAGGCCGCCGACGCCCTCCACCACGCCCATACCCGCCGGGGCGAGGACCATCAGCCGCTGGGCATCGTCCACCGCGACGTGAGCCCCCGGAACATCCGCATGGACCGGAACGGGGACGTGAAGGTGATGAACTTCGGGGCCGCCTACTCCCACCTGGTGGGCCGCGAGGAGACCCCTGGCCTCCTGCTCAAGGACGATGTGGCGTATGCCTCGCCCGAGTATCTGCACCGCCGACCCATGGATGGCCGTTCGGACCTTTTCTCCCTGGGCCTGGTGCTGCTGCAGTTGCTGACGAACCGGCGCCTCTTCGAGCTGGAGGACGCCCAGGCTCCCGCCCAGAACAGCCGAGCCGAGGACACCCTTTCGACTCCCCTGCTGCAGATGATGACGTTCATCAATCGCGAGGGCACTGACGACCTGGAGCGCGCCGCCGGGCACCTGCCCGAGGCGCTCCGGGCCATTCTCCACCGGGCGCTTCAGGTTCAACCCTCCGGCCGCTACGCCTCCGCCTCCGAGATGCACGGTGATTTGAAGGCCGTGCTCAGGGCGAACGCACAGCCCTTCGGCCGGTTCGAGGCCCGCGAGGAGCTGGCCCTCATGCTG